The region ACAGCTCTTTATTCCCCTATGTTAATATTTAGCAAAATTGCCATCGCGGTAGATGAGGACATGGACATTACTAGTGCAGAAGATATCCTTTATTCTATTGGGGTGAGAATGAATCCTCAAACGGATACTATTGGTATTGAGAGAACCCTGGGCTTACCATATGATATTTCAATCCCCGATCTTCCTGGTGCTCCTCCACTAAGGGTGGGGGGGAAATTGGGGATTGATGCCACTAAACCTTCCTTGCTAAGGAAAGAGTTAAGAACAAAATTTGAAAGGGTTAACCCTAAAGGATGGGGAAAAGTATCTTTGAAGGATTTTATCTGAAAATAATGGGAGAGGTGTCTTGATTCTATTGATTAAAAATGTGAACACTTTTTAAAAGGAGGTAGAACTAATGTATGGCTGGATGGGAAAAATCCTAAGAGTTGATTTAA is a window of Deltaproteobacteria bacterium DNA encoding:
- a CDS encoding UbiD family decarboxylase yields the protein TALYSPMLIFSKIAIAVDEDMDITSAEDILYSIGVRMNPQTDTIGIERTLGLPYDISIPDLPGAPPLRVGGKLGIDATKPSLLRKELRTKFERVNPKGWGKVSLKDFI